In one Lachnospiraceae bacterium GAM79 genomic region, the following are encoded:
- a CDS encoding L-aspartate oxidase: MKTDILIVGSGCAGLYAALNLPGDKQITIITKDIVEHSDSFLAQGGMCMLKSEDDYDSYFEDTMKAGHYENDPKSVEVMIRSSVDIVNDLVKYGADFHREPDGSLSYTKEGAHSHHRIIFHEDVTGKEITSTLLHNVEKLPNVTIYEHVTMVDILCKDNCCYGVVARDAEDKIFPIMANYTMLACGGIGGIYRHSTNFRHLTGDAVAIALKHGIETEHVNYVQIHPTTLYSKEPEDRSFLISESVRGEGALLYNKNHERFVNELLPRDLLTIEIRKQMEKDGTDYVWEDMTVIDRKELEEHFPNIVEHCKEMGYDVYTECIPVVPAQHYFMGGIKVDLSSKTSMDQLYAIGETACNGVHGKNRLASNSLLESLVFAKRAAKEMTEQFDRTKIEEISYREDDYTDKKKLAAEYKALLKAEIARENEEAQKHSA, encoded by the coding sequence ATGAAGACAGATATTTTAATTGTGGGAAGTGGATGCGCAGGTTTATATGCAGCATTGAATCTCCCCGGTGATAAACAGATAACGATCATAACAAAGGATATCGTAGAACACAGTGATTCCTTCCTTGCACAGGGGGGGATGTGTATGCTGAAATCAGAAGATGATTATGACAGTTATTTTGAAGATACCATGAAGGCAGGGCATTATGAGAATGATCCAAAGAGTGTAGAGGTGATGATACGTTCGTCAGTTGATATCGTAAATGACCTTGTAAAGTATGGGGCAGACTTTCATCGGGAGCCGGATGGCAGTCTTAGCTATACAAAGGAAGGAGCACATAGCCATCATCGTATCATTTTCCATGAGGATGTAACAGGAAAAGAGATCACGAGTACCCTGCTCCACAATGTAGAGAAGCTTCCGAATGTGACAATCTACGAGCATGTAACCATGGTGGATATCCTGTGTAAGGATAATTGCTGTTACGGTGTGGTGGCAAGAGATGCGGAGGATAAGATCTTCCCGATCATGGCAAACTATACCATGCTTGCCTGTGGAGGAATCGGTGGTATTTACAGACATTCGACTAATTTCAGACATCTAACCGGAGATGCCGTTGCAATCGCATTAAAGCATGGGATTGAGACAGAGCATGTGAACTATGTCCAGATCCATCCGACAACATTATACAGCAAAGAGCCGGAGGACAGGAGTTTTCTGATCTCGGAGTCAGTTCGTGGCGAGGGCGCGCTTCTCTATAACAAGAATCATGAGCGGTTTGTAAATGAACTTCTTCCGAGAGATCTGCTGACGATCGAGATTCGCAAACAAATGGAGAAGGACGGGACAGATTATGTCTGGGAAGATATGACTGTGATTGATAGAAAAGAATTAGAAGAACATTTCCCGAATATCGTTGAGCATTGTAAAGAAATGGGATATGATGTGTATACAGAATGCATACCGGTTGTGCCGGCACAGCATTATTTCATGGGTGGTATCAAGGTGGATTTGTCCAGTAAGACATCGATGGATCAGTTATATGCGATCGGAGAGACTGCATGTAACGGAGTTCATGGCAAGAATCGTCTGGCAAGCAATTCGCTTCTTGAGAGTCTGGTATTTGCCAAGCGGGCAGCAAAGGAAATGACTGAGCAGTTCGACCGGACAAAGATAGAAGAAATCTCTTACAGGGAAGACGATTATACAGATAAGAAGAAGCTGGCAGCAGAATATAAGGCGCTGCTTAAGGCTGAGATCGCAAGGGAAAACGAAGAAGCTCAGAAGCACAGTGCATAG